A part of Cryptococcus neoformans var. neoformans JEC21 chromosome 4 sequence genomic DNA contains:
- a CDS encoding expressed protein — MSVTSTHSQNSISPGAVPDAPGAHSAQPQTEAAGVDLRVRFARACDRCRHRKIKCDNEHPCGKCAAAGVTCTSGMSRATGVSRRRASRTSFSDTRNHHEAFIEKEGSPSNREHRSNNKGRKRRRDSEETDKIGATGNSKTSNVLDHLDTAHFFLSQEGMTRFAGSTSGLPVLEATRRMLQKIPDPVNDAQSPMGEPNWSWLSSLLEDGEGSSKSGRESFLRRQERDEPEYFPGRDHASEQGGEDIFARISEIIPPDLMASLVQTYFAVVHPVWPIIHIQSFFADFYKWTSYSFAALVVSMCMLATRYTNDPRVLAEPDISASAGFQYFELFRQLRAQASTEDNVIQAIQSLFFAAQYHCVDNVPHQVAQGLFAEAAARLLDGGLHREISDIALGDSLEKETRTRTAWACYSWDKQLAAICGKPPLLRIWDYDVSLPEVFEETQSAFAELPENQDEKLSAIFIQQILLSVVLEKTLTSCTHHPEFDNCEMLNRWARSMRPEVEDMKALDDSMRLLNEWREALPPAMSDRSIAGRLASPMYSVEYEQIAVIEQTIEMLIAGRKLQLATLAKTRENTSTTRLESARDAILEAGKHTLASAVKMGSAKMLGKCDILLAYRILMAGRFLLASLLSARADCKAEQEEEATRAVRAAIVLLRHFSDVFPISLGSAEVLEETCRVCRVDISLPTAATPGHPRHNLYAWHRPLRLRDKHSNEKDGCRSQVRSPTNVMSGDAAADAIASMFSPVDAAFGLGSLPLPFPEIGTEGERQPDFSWLPPGGSVPYYFPSHPSE; from the exons ATGTCCGTCACTTCAACCCATTCACAAAATTCAATCAGTCCTGGCGCAGTCCCAGACGCCCCAGGAGCACATTCGGCGCAACCGCAAACAGAAGCTGCTGGGGTTGACCTCCGCGTCCGATTTGCCCGCGCTTGTGATCGTTGCCG ACACAGGAAAATAAAG TGCGATAATGAACACCCATGTGGAAAATGTGCGGCAGCTGGTGTTACCTGTACTTCGGGAATGAGCAGAGCGACTGGTGTAAGCAGACGGCGAGCTTCTCGAACAAGCTTTTCGGACACGCG CAACCATCATGAAGCTTTcattgagaaagaagggtcACCTTCCAACAGAGAACATCGATCTAACAACAAAGGACGCAAACGGAGAAGAGACTCTGAGGAAACAGATAAGATAGGAGCAACTGGCAACTCCA AAACGTCAAATGTCCTTGATCACCTCGATACGGCgcacttcttcttgtcgCAAGAAGGAATGACCCGTTTCGCCGGCTCTACTTCGGGCCTTCCAGTCCT CGAAGCCACCCGACGTATGCTGCAGAAAATACCTGATCCCGTCAACGACGCGCAAAGTCCCATGGGTGAACCAAATTGGTCATGGCTCTCTTCATTACTAGAGGACGGAGAGGGATCCTCAAAGAGCGGTAGGGAGTCTTTCCTTCGTCGTCAAGAACGAGACGAGCCGGAATACTTTCCTGGAAGGGATCACGCCTCGGAACAAGGCGGAGAAGACATTTTCGCAAGGATTTCGGAGATCA TACCACCTGATTTGATGGCCTCTCTTGTTCAGACTTAT TTCGCAGTTGTTCATCCTGTTTGGCCTATTATCCACATCCAGTCATTCTTTGCA GATTTCTATAAGTGGACCAGCTATTCCTTTGCGGCGTTAGTGGTATCTATGTGCATGTTGGCGACCCGCTACACGAATGACCCAAGAGTGCTAGCTGAACCGG ATATCTCAGCCAGTGCAGGGTTCCAATATTTTGAGCTTTTCAGGCAATTGCGTGCACAAGCTTCGACAGAGGATAACGTGATTCAAGCAATCCAGAGCCTGTTTTTCGCGGCACAATACCATTGTGTTGATAATGTACCCCACCAGGTTGCACAAGGTCTTTTTGCAGAGGCAGCAGCTCGACTGCTCGATGGTGGACTACATCG AGAAATCTCAGATATTGCGCTTGGCGATTcgctggagaaggaaacGCGAACA CGTACTGCATGGGCATGCTATAGCTGGGATAAACAACTGGCCGCCATTTGTGGTAAACCACCACTCCTACGCATTTGGGACTACGACGTCTCATTGCCCGAAGTGTTTGAAGAGACGCAATCGGCTTTTGCTGAGCTCCCCGAAAATCAAGATGAGAAGCTGAGCGCAATCTTCATCCAGCAAATCCTGTTGTCAGTGGTACTTGAAAAAACGTTGACCTCGTGCACCCATCATCCCGAATTTGATAACTGCGAAATGCTCAACAGATGGGCAAGGAGCATGCGCCCAGAAGTCGAAGATATGAAGGCTCTAGATGATTCAATGCGGCTGCTGAATGAATGGCGAGA GGCCCTCCCGCCAGCAATGTCAGACCGCTCGATCGCTGGTCGCCTCGCTTCGCCGATGTACAGCGTCGAATACGAACAGATTGCTGTAATCGAGCAGACCATAGAAATGCTTATAGCGGGCCGCAAACTGCAGCTTGCGACACTTGCCAAGACCCGGGAAAACACGTCAACGACTCGTCTGGAGTCTGCACGTGATGCTATTCTCGAAGCAGGAAAACACACGCTAGCATCAGCAGTAAAGATGGGCTCTGCCAAAATGCTCGGCAAATGTGATATTC TCCTGGCATATCGTATATTGATGGCTGGTCGGTTTCTACTAGCCAGTCTGTTATCAGCCCGCGCAGATTGCAAAGCCgagcaggaagaagaggcgaCCCGGGCAGTGAGAGCAGCGATTGTACTTCTCCGTCATTTCTCGGACGTATTCCCCATCTCACTTGGCTCTGCTGAAGTCTTGGAGGAAACATGCCGAG TTTGCCGGGTTGACATCTCTTTGCCTACAGCGGCAACTCCCGGCCACCCTCGGCACAACCTGTACGCCTGGCATCGGCCCCTCAGGCTTCGTGACAAGCATTCCAATGAAAAAGATGGCTGTCGTTCTCAAGTCAGGTCACCAACGAATGTCATGTCTGGAGACGCCGCAGCGGACGCCATAGCGTCCATGTTTTCCCCGGTGGACGCAGCATTTGGGTTAGGTTCTTTACCTTTACCTTTCCCTGAGATTGGaacagaaggagaaaggcAGCCAGACTTCTCATGGCTTCCTCCAGGTGGTAGTGTCCCTTACTACTTTCCCTCACATCCATCAGAGTAA
- a CDS encoding vacuole protein, putative — MKLAPFLIPFIATTVTASLAGEALSWAGQLVGGGRGALATGDGPVRTENSWSYVDCGLATDAIQLKSIKVHPDPPVPGKNLTVTVEGDVLETIEEGAYVDVTVKLGLIKLLQKEFDVCDEARHANASVQCPVQPGPYTVTETVELPQEIPKAKFSVLVRGYTVDDEDMVCLDLFVDFMKK; from the exons ATGAAGCTAGCCCCGTTCCTCATTCCCTTCATCGCCACAACAGTGACAGCAAGCCTCGCTGGCGAAGCCCTCTCCTGGGCCGGCCAGCTGGTCGGCGGTGGACGTGGCGCCCTTGCCACCGGCGATGGACCCGTCAGGACTGAGAACTCTTGGAGCTATGTTGACTGTG GATTGGCCACTGACGCGAT CCAACTCAAGTCAATCAAGGTCCACCCAGACCCTCCTGTCCCCGGAAAGAACCTCACTGTCACCGTCGAAGGTGATGTCCTCGAGACTATTGAG GAAGGCGCCTATGTTGACGTCACCGTTAAGCTTGGTCTAATCAAGCTGTTGCAGAAGGAATTTGACGTTTGTGACGAAGC CCGTCATGCGAACGCGTCTGTCCAGTGTCCTGTTCAGCCTGGTCCTTATACTGTTACCGAGACCGTTGAGCTTCCACAGGAAATTCCCAAGGCCAAGTTCTCCGTCCTGGTCAGGGGTTACACTGTTGACGACGAGGACATGGTTTGCTTGGATCTGTTTGTTGATTTT atgaagaagtaA
- a CDS encoding expressed protein: protein MRRVIIHPLLRPLIALPILLLIMHALKAQWYRLGKGKGKSMSKTSDTGVQNEETEYPNPNGQRIVVGHFMLGNTYPFQPEDWERVFSLAQDTSLDGLALNIGPEEWQLSQAQVAYNILSSRPTPSNARPLKLFLSLDMNVLSPSPSELSTLIIKVISSGRDSQMRWDGKVLLSTFSGHSLGDDGWIDVLRLVERGLGEEVTFWPAFFMPPEDFLGKSYVDGAFAWNNAWPMGNHTINLEEDRPFLESKIPYMAAVSPLFFTHYGTEGEFGWNKNWIYRSDDLLLPSRFLSLLSLPNSRSPSIVQLISMNDYGESHNLFPVMGAQPGSDSWTSGMDHEGLRWISKYFLQRWRDGKGEVEGIDEVKLVLWYRTKPAVMETEDSVGRPRNADWAQDLINLFIIIPSSSPSSRYMLQIRNGPHLHRRHLSCEKLNLLTVPFVPGQVTYEILENEKMIIQGEGKAIEAEGAWNFNMWSGGVF, encoded by the exons ATGCGCCGTGTGATCATTCATCCGCTTCTTCGTCCGTTGATCGCTCTCCCGATTCTCTTACTGATCATGCATGCTCTGAAAGCACAATGGTATCGCttggggaaagggaaagggaagtcTATGAGTAAAACCTCTGACACTGGAGTTCAAAATGAGGAAACTGAGTATCCTAATCCAAATGGGCAACGAATAGTTGTAGGCCATTTTATG CTCGGGAACACATATCCTTTTCAGCCCGAAGATTGGGAAAGGGTTTTTAGTCTTGCCCAAGACACCTCCTT AGACGGCTTGGCCTTAAATATAGGCCCAGAGGAATGGCAACTCTCTCAGGCACAAGTAGCCTACAATATCCTCTCGTCACGGCCCACCCCATCCAATGCACGACccctcaagctcttcttgtctctcGACATGAATGTTTtatctccctctccttcagaACTGTCAACACTTATCATCAAAGTTATTTCTTCTGGCCGAGACTCGCAAATgagatgggatgggaaggtgTTACTGAGCACATTCTCCGGGCACTCTTTAGGTGACGATGGCTGGATAGATGTTCTGCGTCTTGTAGAAAGGGgattgggagaagaagtgacgTTTTGGCCGGCTTTCTTTATGCCTCCAGAAGATTTCTTGGGGAAAAGTTATGTTGATGGTGCATTTGCATGGAACAATGCTTG GCCTATGGGTAACCATACCATTAATCTTGAAGAGGACCGCCCGTTTTTGGAGAGCAAGATACCGTACATGGCGGCGGTATCTCCACTCTTCTTTACTCATTATGGTACTGAAGGAGAATTCGGCTGGAACAA GAACTGGATTT ACCGGTCGGACgatcttcttttgccttctcgattcctctctcttctctcactTCCCAATTCTCGCTCACCCTCCATCGTACAACTGATCTCCATGAATGACTATGGGGAATCACACAACCTCTTTCCAGTTATGGGAGCCCAACCTGGGTCAGATTCATGGACTTCAGGCATGGACCACGAGGGTCTGAGATGGATAAGCAAATACTTCTTGCAGaggtggagagatggaaagggagaagtGGAAGGTATAGATGAAGTGAAGCTTGTGCTATGGTACAGGACAAAGCCAGCTGTGATGGAAACCGAAGATTCTGTAGGGAGACCACGGAATGCCGACTGG GCACAAGACTTGATCAATCTTtttatcatcatcccctcatcctcaccctcttctcgtTACATGCTTCAAATTCGGAATggtcctcatctccatcgaCGTCATCTTTCCTGTGAAAAGCTTAACCTTTTGACCGTCCCTTTTGTACCTGGTCAAGTTACATACGAAATCCTAGAaaatgagaagatgattATCCAAGGTGAAGGGAAAGCAATTGAGGCAGAAGGCGCATGGAATTTCAATATGTGGAGTGGCGGAGTCTTTTGA
- a CDS encoding expressed protein: protein MFGLKKKLSAIIPSEARAHLQNILTVEWEDGNKTVLVDVPDADHPSEVEMSGMGGTYGRLADDDEDDISSRPAQRTRKSFHKSSSYTTKSKTLPRIPQQPNLARPNTNPFGGDCQPSPQTPCNSTHTASPYSLTSPQFTSSTFIHPDTYGQNSSYDQGQSSKGKEGNSRTARRMDNADDLLSGGDFSGIDFPASSSRTRDPGSSVQRGTNPFR from the exons ATGTTTGGATTAAAGAAAAAACTATCAGCGATCATACCCAGCGAA GCAAGGGCGCATTTGCAAAACATCCTTACAGTCGAATGGGAAGATGGCAACAAGACTGTTCTCGTTGACGTACCCGACGCGGATCATCCAAGCGAGGTGGAGATGTCGGGCATGGGAGGGACATACGGGCGATtagccgatgatgatgag GACGACATATCTTCTCGTCCTGCTCAGCGGACCCGCAAATCATTCCATAAATCTTCCTCGTACACCACCAAAAGCAAAACTCTTCCTAGAATACCTCAACAACCAAA CCTTGCGCGACCCAACACGAATCCTTTTGGAGGGGATTGCCAGCCCTCTCCGCAAACGCCCTGCAACAGTACACATACAGCCTCTCCGTATTCGTTGACATCTCCCCAATTTACCAGCTCTACATTCATCCATCCGGATACCTACGGCCAAAATAGCAGCTATGATCAAGGTCAGAGTAGtaagggaaaagaggggAACTCCCGGACAGCACGCCGGATGGACAACGCAGATGATTTGTTAAGTGGTGGAGATTTCAGCGGAATTGATTTTCCAGCAAGCTCTAGTAGGACGAGAGACCCAGGTTCAAGTGTCCAAAGGGGTACCAATCCGTTTCGATGA
- a CDS encoding vacuolar membrane protein, putative, whose protein sequence is MPSNSPYLPILWACISSWYYGFHLSELNFPALSLTCTSPSSSSLIPQCLYLSESLYAFTTAIFTVGGLLGSLSNPWIVSKYGLKGGISLTGWINLFGATAMTLAPHWIILAAGRFVTGVSSGLAISLVPPYLSIIAKSSKELVHRSGQIGTMNQMAIVLGICSAQAAGLLLTGEKGDVPGSWRYVVSISGFISVLQILASQTISVSSEEHSRPTQSSAFDPESESRPQLHDEAASPLLPSSQQTVQLNLRQILSNPSLRGPSLLCAAIMALQQLSGVNAVMFYSTPVLRPLLPTSVGLVGIGITIVNAIMTVPAMLLMDYLGRKVLILASIIGMAATSILLAIGLNGHHQIMSAISIIAFVASFSIGLGPVPFLLISELVPPPAVAALSSLAVSTNWVTNFFVALFFLPLRDLLSSPPDPRSPESGREGEGRVFYMFTAVLLMGGIMIGRGLRTN, encoded by the exons ATGCCCAGCAACTCTCCTTACTTGCCCATCCTCTGGGCCTGTAT ctcttcctGGTATT ATGGATTTCATCTTTCCGAACTCAATTTCCCGGCCCTCTCTTTAACGTGTACCTCGCCATCCAGCTCCTCACTCATTCCCCAATGCCTGTACCTTTCAGAATCACTATACGCTTTCACAACCGCCATATTTACAGTTGGCGGTCTTTTAGGCAGTCTATCAAATCCTTGGATCGTGTCCAAGTATGGATTGAAAGGAGGTATATCTTTGACAGGATGGATCAATCTCTTCGGCGCCACCGCAATGACTTTAGCTCCGCATTGGATCATTCTGGCTGCAGGACGGTTCGTTACTGGTGTGTCCTCAGGTCTCGCCATTTCCCTTGTTCCTCCTTATCTTTCGATTATTGCCAAATCGTCGAAAGAACTAGTCCACAGGTCCGGGCAAATCGGGACAATGAACCAAATGGCTATCGTTTTGGGCATCTGTTCCGCTCAGGCCGCAGGATTGCTACTAACGGGTGAG AAAGGAGATGTTCCTGGTAGCTGGCGATACGTTGTTTCCATCTCAGGCTTTATATCGGTGCTTCAAATCCTCGCTTCTCAAACGATCTCAGTGTCTAGCGAAGAGCATAGCAGACCTACCCAGTCTTCAGCCTTCGATCCAGAATCTGAGTCACGTCCTCAATTACATGATGAGG CagcatctcctcttcttccgtcttcACAACAAACAGTCCAACTCAATTTGCGTCAGATCCTTTCCAATCCCTCTCTCCGAGGACCATCCCTTTTGTGTGCAGCTATAATGGCTCTCCAGCAGCTTTCTGGGGTTAACGCCGTTATGTTTTACTCGACTCCTGTTTTAAGACCACTTCTACCTACGTCGGTAGGACTTGTAGGTATCGGGATTACAATCGTAAACGCAATCATGACGGTGCCTGCCATGTTATTGATGGAC TACCTAGGACGTAAGGTTCTCATTCTCGCCTCCATCATCGGCATGGCAGCTACCAGCATACTTCTCGCCATTGGCCTTAATGGCCACCATCAAATAATGAGTGCCATCTCTATTATAGCTTTCGTTGCCTCGTTCTCCATTGGCTTAGGACCAGTTCCCTTCTTACTGATTTCCGAGCTAGTGCCTCCTCCT GCCGTGGCGGCCCTTTCTAGCTTGGCTGTCTCCACCAATTGGGTGACCAACTTCTTCGTggctcttttcttcctaCCTCTGCGAGACCTCCTATCTTCCCCACCCGACCCACGGAGTCCGGAGTCcgggagggaaggagaagggagggtGTTTTACATGTTCACTGCCGTGTTATTGATGGGTGGTATAATGATTGGGAGAGGCTTAAGGACAAATTGA
- a CDS encoding expressed protein: MPNIDFNLKTHDNAFENDDVFDSSFSFMNIDTSMDYYLASPPEGAKSPGTSGNQPHEGAKEPSDDRFSLSPLTMNDQAMQPLDISNTVYSYPPYALTYQHQQAIGITGANIGSHHPVIYQPYRPGTSGDFTKRPLRSPESPSLSSSPHGSIESSRLSFSAPNAASPSLVSPGSLSGSIPDPSPTHSYAGYHAPFYSSAPSVGMPGTGMSRGNISPTGPGLSMVAGFPYPTSMVSQQQGSETGPMRSQRSRTRGKKVKEEDVDDDDDDHSSKGLGLTNEHEDRVPVSNKREDVRRARIESEQRRRDELREGFKRLKDALPITNQRSSKSSLLDRSVAHIQAIEGANRYLLAQLEEQQKECAKLREILHGEVMQRNVSDSPDQPGQRHH; encoded by the exons ATGCCCAACATTGATTTCAATTTGAAGACCCACGACAACGCCTTCGAAAACGACGACGTCTTTgactcttccttttcct TCATGAACATTGATACCAGTATGGATTACTACCTCGCCAGCCCCCCTGAAGGTGCCAAGTCTCCAGGGACCAGTGGAAACCAACCCCATGAAGGTGCCAAAGAAC CCTCGGATGACCGCTTTTCGTTGTCCCCACTGACAATGAACGATCAAGCCATGCAGCCTCTTGACATTTCCAATACGGTTTATTCTTATCCACCGTACGCTCTTACATACCAGCATCAACAGGCTATTGGCATCACAGGTGCGAATATTGGATCACATCACCCTGTTATTTACCAGCCTTATCGTCCTGGCACCAGCGGTGACTTTACAAAGCGTCCCCTTCGCTCACCCGAATCACCgtctctctcatcatctccacaCGGTTCGATTGAGTCCAGTCGTCTGTCTTTTAGCGCTCCTAACgctgcttctccttctcttgtATCTCCCGGCAGCCTGTCTGGTAGCATACCTGATCCTTCGCCCACTCATTCTTATGCAGGTTATCACGCTCCGTTTTATTCAAGCGCGCCATCGGTGGGTATGCCGGGCACGGGTATGAGCAGGGGTAATATCTCCCCTACCGGTCCAGGTTTGAGTATGGTGGCAGGTTTCCCGTATCCAACTTCGATGGTGTCCCAACAACAGGGATCAGAAACTGGACCTATGCGGAGCCAACGAAGCCGCAcgagggggaagaaggtgaaggaagaagacgtagatgatgatgacgacgacCATAGCTCGAAGGGCCTAGGATTAACCAA TGAGCATGAAGATCGAGTGCCAGTCTCTAATAAACGAGAAGACGTCCGTAGAGCTAGAATCGAAAGCGAGCAG CGTAGACGAGACGAACTCCGCGAAGGCTTTAAAAGGCTTAAAGACGCGTTACCAATAACTAATCAAAGATCATCAAAGTCCAGCTTGCTCGATCGTT CTGTAGCCCACATTCAGGCAATCGAGGGCGCTAATCGATATCTTCTTGCACAACTTGAAGAACAGCAAAAGGAGTGTGCGAAACTCCGGGA AATTTTACATGGCGAGGTCATGCAGAGAAACGTTTCCGATAGCCCTGATCAACCTGGTCAGAGGCACCATTAA
- a CDS encoding expressed protein → MARPTAGNLQATRTLRHLYRPGVASQSCYGARYQSTPSPPRRPSPYRLLQPHAFLAEFAPLHVNGWRVDALQSAEKLLEADKVEEVLDGAETVEKSGDLQGRRLVRVFELGEGKEGWRKLIKFVGHVGQVVEDQDHHPTIHISPLSDYNPPSPSLLSLQTQSQSQTGYIVELSTHTHTPLPPYPLPSKGSKMKPGVTGKDIKLAQKVEEVYEEVIGRVEVKKE, encoded by the exons ATGGCACGACCAACAGCTGGAAATCTGCAGGCGACAAGGACTCTCAGGCATTTGTATAGACCAGGAGTGGCCAGTCAGAGTTGCTATGGAGCAAGATACCAGTCGACCCCTTCACCACCACGCCGTCCTTCCCCCTACCGACTTTTACAACCCCACGCCTTTCTCGCTGAATTCGCCCCATTGCATGTCAATGGGTGGAGAGTAGATGCGTTACAGAGTGCAGAGAAGCTCCTGGAAGCGGAtaaagtggaagaagttCTGGATGGTGCTGAAACTGTGGAGAAAAGTGGTGATCTGCAAGGGAGACGACTTGTGCGGGTGTTCGAAttaggagaaggaaaagaaggctGGAGGAAGCTGATCAAGTTTGTTGGACATGTGGGgcaggtggtggaggacCAGGAC CATCACCCAACGATACACATCTCCCCGTTGTCAGATTAcaatcctccttctccttcacttcTCTCCTTACAGACTCAATCGCAGTCTCAAACCGGTTATATTGTCGAGCTCTCCACCCATACTCATACTCCTCTACCTCCATACCCTTTGCCCTCAAAAGGCAGTAAGATGAAACCGGGTGTGACAGGCAAAGATATCAAGCTAGCGCagaaggtggaagaggtaTATGAGGAAGTCATCGGGAGGGTTgaagtgaagaaggaataG
- a CDS encoding endopeptidase, putative, giving the protein MSDDEFMMDDIADDEEYDFDYDDDDDDVEEGAVGDVENQYYKAKALKEDDAQGALKAFRTIVDDQPEKGEWGFKALKQMTKMNYLRLHEPEKALETYRELLGYTKSNVTRNYAEKTINNILDYVGGEGKHAAKAPKVPLDTLEKFYEVTRVACDEAKNERLSTKCNLKLAKLWLDRKEYTRLHPILQSLHATCAPAANSVSSDDQSKGSLLLEVYAMEIQMYSNLKETRKLKAIYNAAMQVRNAIPHPRIMGVIKECGGKMWMQEKAWGKASEDLFESFRQYDESGSAQRIQVLKYLVLNTMLMGSDINPFDSQETKPYKNDPQIVAMTNLVSAYQRRDVQEAESILKANQATITNDPFIDHFVGDLLTSLRTQYIVDIIKPYTRLELDSLADKLNIHRSEVESLVVSLILDDKIKGKIDQANGILVLDRFGMAQRKRYQALGTMAAELDILAGKVESEKLGVKDGGARAWVGSQAIFG; this is encoded by the exons ATGTCTGACGACGAGTTTATGATGGAT GACATtgccgatgatgag GAATACGACTTTGAttacgatgatgatgacgatgatgtcgaagaaggtgcCGTTGGAGATGTTGAGAATCAGTATTACAAGGCAAAAG CTttaaaagaagatgacgcACAAGGTGCATTAAAGGCGTTTAGAACAATTGTCGATGACCAAccggagaagggagaatg GGGATTTAAAGCGTTGAAGCAGATGACAAAAATGAACTATCTTCGGCTGCATGAACCCGAGAAGGCTTTAGAAACCTATCGAGAGCTTCTCGGCTATACTAAA AGCAATGTGACCAGGAATTATGCCGAAAAAACGATCAATAATATTCTCGATTACgtgggtggagaaggaaag CACGCCGCAAAAGCTCCGAAAGTGCCCTTAGATACTTTAGAGAAGTTCTATGAGGTTACTAGAGTAGCATGTGATGAAGCGAAGAACGAG CGATTATCAACCAAGTGTAATTTGAAGCTTGCTAAGCTCTGGTTAGACCGAAAGGAATACACCCGTCTTCATCCG ATCCTTCAATCACTCCACGCCACATGTGCTCCTGCTGCCAACTCTGTCTCGTCTGACGACCAATCGAAGGGTTCATTAT TGCTTGAGGTCTATGCCATGGAGATTCAAATGTACAGCAACTTGAAGGAGACACGAAAGCTCAAG GCCATTTACAATGCTGCCATGCAAGTGCGGAACGCCATCCCTCACCCTCGCATCATGGGCGTTATCAAAGAGTGCGGTGGTAAAATGTGGATGCAAGAGA AGGCATGGGGTAAGGCGTCGGAGGACCTCTTTGAGTCTTTCAGACAGTACGACGAGTCAGGGTCTGCTCAAAGAATACAGGTCCTCAAATATCTCGTGCTCAACACCATGCTTATGGGCAGTGACATCAATCCATTTGACTCTCAAGAAACCAAACC ATACAAAAACGACCCACAAATCGTGGCTATGACGAACCTTGTTTCAGCTTATCAAAGGCGCGATGTGCAGGAAGCGGAGAGCATATTGAAAG CTAATCAAGCTACCATCACCAACGACCCGTTCATTGATCACTTTGTCGGTGACCTTTTGACTTCTCTCCGCACTCAATACATTGTCGATATCATCAAGCCTTACACTCGTCTTGAACTTGATTCTCTTGCGGACAAACTGAACATTCACAGAAGTGAAGTTGAGAGTCTAGTGGTATCTCTGATCTTGGATGATAAAATTAAAGGCAAGATAGATCAGGCCAATGGCATACTGGTGCTTGACCGATT TGGTATGGCTCAGAGGAAACGGTATCAAGCACTGGGCACAATGGCCGCGGAACTTGATATCTTGGCTGGCAAGGTAGAGAGCGAAAAGTTGGGTGTCAAAGATGGTGGAGCGCGCGCGTGGGTCGGTAGTCAGGCTATCTTTGGCTAA